From a region of the Helianthus annuus cultivar XRQ/B chromosome 5, HanXRQr2.0-SUNRISE, whole genome shotgun sequence genome:
- the LOC118492122 gene encoding uncharacterized protein LOC118492122, with the protein MADARNINDDNDDNNDAVRQEAFENRVTEVAEGVIQANLPRLAQEVESRVLGVVDAMMTSRFEELKELIEGSKSRGKERRCTYKDFMACHPMTYNSKIDPVECQRWVSNIEAVFIRSRCDKEDQVMFATGLLTHQAKDWWDAHSKEIGDDRLQAMTWQEFKGPFMRYHCPQSAIDKIQEDFLRLRQKNESVNEIANNFMDKMKFCGELVTTERMKISRFYGVLKAEVREFITPSKCETLEELIDLARDREIEIKRQEERGEKRPSEKGASFGPSKKGKFQDQGRKGKSKGGITPCKTCGKLHTGECLLGKKGCFKCGKEGHSSYQCPDNPKTCFNCFEKGHIKSECPKLQQGSKKEDKKQEGSRAKGRMFQITSEEAKSQPNVVSGIFLINSIPVYVLFDTGATMSFISSEIVQHPSFKIERMSMPLEVEIADSKNYLLHEICKNCKLTIEDEEFAIDLIPMILGEFKVIVGMDWMSQNHAEIKCETKSILLQTPSGRRLNVQGERKMEAKLCTLVQATKYVLNGSRAYLAYVVNTQQSFPKLEDVEVVNEFPDVFPEELPGLPPEREVEFNIELNPGAKPVRVREEDIPKTAFRTRYGHYEFLVMSFGLTNAPAAFMDLMNRVCRPMLDRSVIVFIDDILVYSRSKDEHVVHLREVRETLRKEKLYAKFSKCAFWLREVQFLGHVINAEGVMVDPSKIDAVMKWVPPKNPTEIRSFLGLAGYYRRKKEKFVWEKEQEEAFRMLKEKLSSPPILTLPDGTEDLVVYSDASHQGLGCVLMQRGRVIAYASRQLKPHERRWLELIKDYDCDILYHPGKANVVADALSRKEYPPPIRVKSMKMIVTPRLLEAIRESQIKSLGAEDLKRERLKGVIDNLEENSTGLKTRFGRIWIPRFCEVKAALLDEAHKSQYSVHPGATKMTPVCWGEVGQRELAPSDLIAVTNEKIEMVRTRLKAAQDRQKAYADKRRRPIEFQVGDFVLLKVSPWKGIIRFRKRGKLGPRYIGPFKILARVGRVAYRLELPPALDGIHHTFHVSQLRKCLADETALVPLDDIELDEGLNYVERPIAIKDFKVKNLRNKAVRQVLVQWQHRKGSDLTWEAEDEMRRHYPFLFGMSIFKL; encoded by the exons ATGGCTGATGCAAGAAATAtcaatgatgataatgatgataacaaTGATGCGGTTAGACAAGAAGCATTCGAGAACAGAGTCACGGAAGTAGCGGAAGGGGTTATACAAGCCAATCTACCTCGGTTAGCTCAAGAAGTAGAAAGCCGAGTTCTGGGGGTTGTGGATGCTATGATGACTAGTAGGTTCGAAGAGTTGAAGGAATTAATCGAAGGATCCAAGAGTAGAGGTAAGGAACGAAGGTGCACTTACAAGGATTTTATGGCATGCCATCCGATGACGTATAACAGTAAAATTGACCCAGTCGAATGTCAAAGATGGGTCTCGAATATAGAGGCGGTGTTTATACGAAGCCGGTGCGATAAGGAGGACCAAGTGATGTTCGCTACCGGTTTACTAACCCATcaagcgaaagattggtgggatgcgcACAGCAAGGAAATAGGCGACGATAGGCTGCAAGCTATGACTTGGCAAGAGTTCAAGGGGCCCTTCATGAGATATCATTGTCCTCAGTCGGCGATCGACAAGATTCAGGAGGATTTCTTACGCCTCCGGCAGAAAAACGAATCAGTGAATGAAATAGCAAACAattttatggataagatgaagttctgtggAGAATTGGTAACAACCGAGAGGATGAAGATAAGTCGTTTTTATGGCGTGTTAAAGGCAGAAGTTAGAGAGTTCATTACTCCCTCAAAATGTGAAACTCTTGAAGAGCTCATTGATTTAGCGCGGGATAGAGAGATCGAAATTAAAAGGCAAGAGGAGCGAGGTGAAAAGAGGCCGAGTGAAAAAGGTGCAAGTTTTGGTCCATCCAAAAAGGGGAAGTTTCAGGACCAAGGAAGAAAGGGTAAGTCGAAAGGTGGGATTACACCATGCAAGACGTGTGGAAAGCTCCATACCGGAGAGTGTTTGCTAGGTAAGAAGGGGTGCTTTAAATGCGGTAAGGAGGGGCATTCGTCCTATCAATGCCCGGACAATCCAAAGACTTGTTTCAACTGTTtcgaaaaagggcatatcaagtcGGAATGTCCAAAGCTTCAACAAGGGTCAAAGAAAGaagataagaagcaagagggttCTAGGGCAAAGGGGAGGATGTTTCAGATCACGTCTGAAGAAGCCAAGTCCCAGCcaaatgtggtctcaggtatttTTCTAATAAATTCTATACCGGTTTACGTTTTGTTTGACACCGGAGCAACCATGTCGTTTATCTCTAGTGAAATTGTTCAACATCCATCCTTTAAGATTGAACGAATGTcgatgcccttagaagtagagatagcagATAGTAAAAATTACTTGTTGCACGAAATATGTAAAAATTGCAAATTgaccattgaggatgaggagtttGCTATTGATCTTATCCCCATGATCTTGGGGGAATTCAAAgtaatagtgggtatggattggatgTCTCAAAACCATGCAGAGATAAAATGTGAAACCAAATCTATACTTCTCCAAACTCCAAGTGGAAGACGATTAAATGTACAAGGCGAAAGAAAGATGGAAGCGAAGCTATGTACTCTCGTTCAAGCCACTAAGTACGTGCTCAATGGGAGTAGAGCATACTTAGCTTACGTAGTAAATACTCAACAAAGCTTCCCAAAGCTTGAAGATGTAGAAGTCGTGAACGAATTCCCGGATGTATTCCCGGAAGAATTGCCGGGACTCCCTCCCGAGCGAGAAGTGGAATTCAATATCGAATTGAATCCGGGTGCGAAACCG GTTAGAGTACGAGAAGAAGACATTCCAAAGACCGCATTTAGAACCCGTTACGGACATTATGAGTTTTTAGTAATGTCTTTCGGGTTAACTAATGCGCCGGCGgcatttatggaccttatgaaccgtgtATGCCGACCCATGTTGGATAGATCGGTAATTGTATTCATAGATGACATTTTGGTTTATTCACGAAGCAAAGACGAACATGTTGTACATTTGCGTGAAGTACGTGAAACTCTCCGTAAGGAGAAGCTCTAcgcaaaattttcaaagtgtgccTTTTGGCTTAGGGAGGTACAGTTTCTGGGGCATGTGATAAATGCGGAGGGTGTTATGGTTGATCCTTCAAAGATCGATGCTGTAATGAAGTGGGTTCCTCCGAAAAATCCAACAGAGATAAGAAGTTTCCTGGGTCTTGCTGGATACTACCGAAG aaagaaagagaagtttgTATGGGAAAAAGAACAGGAGGAGGCTTTTCGAATGTTGAAAGAAAAACTATCAAGTCCTCCGATCCTAACGTTACCAGACGGAACCGAAGACCTGGTGGTCTATTCAGACGCTTCACACCAGGGATTGGGTTGTGTTCTAATGCAAAGAGGGAGagttatcgcttatgcttcgcgacaattgaagCCTCATGAG CGGAGGTGGCTGGAACTTATtaaagattatgattgtgatatcctctACCATCCGGGGAAGGCAAATGTAGTAGCCGATGCATTAAGCCGTAAAGAGTATCCACCTCCCATAAGAGTGAAATCCATGAAGATGATAGTTACGCCACGATTACTCGAGGCGATACGCGAATCCCAGATAAAGTCGCTCGGAGCGGAAGACCTGAAGAGGGAACGACTAAAAGGTGTGATCGATAATCTAGAAGAAAATTCGACCGGGCTTAAGACGCGGTTCGGCCGAATTTGGATTCCGCGATTCTGCGAAGTCAAAGCTGCCTTGCTCGACGAGGCACATAAGTCTCAATATTCGGTCCATCCcggggctacaaagat gactcccgtatgttggggcgAAGTGGGACAAAGGGAGCTTGCACCAAGTGATTTAATAGCAGTAACGAATGAAAAGATCGAAATGGTTAGAACAAGGTTAAAAGCAGCTCAAGATCGGCAAAAAGCTTATGCAGACAAGAGAAGGCGTCCTatcgagtttcaagttggagattttGTCTTGCTAAAGgtgtccccatggaagggtataatcCGTTTTCGCAAACGGGGAAAGTTAGGTCCTCGTTACATCGGGCCGTTTAAAATCTTAGCTCGGGTTGGAAGGGTTGCGTATCGACTAGAATTACCGCCTGCTTTAGACGGGATTCACCATACCTTCCACGTGTCACAATTGAGAAAGTGCCTTGCGGATGAGACAGCACTAGTACCTCTTGATGATATTGAGTTGGACGAAGGGTTAAATTATGTCGAAAGGCCCATAGCCATTAAGGATTTCAAGGTAAAGAATCTCCGCAACAAAGCTGTTAGACAAGTGTTGGTACAATGGCAGCACCGGAAGGGTTCGGATCTTACGTGGGAAGCAGAAGACGAGATGAGGAGGCACTATCCTTTTCTTTTCGGTATGTCAATATTTAAATTATga
- the LOC110940649 gene encoding uncharacterized protein LOC110940649 has translation MAGSGSPQFMSVCSVTTTASGVICLLTLFIHAVTIIFAIIKEGDRKYGSNYKWSMIFIFVVQSVGVVLGTVAPICRCVVYRHVKLVFTVEKYWYQKLQDWNNSTISYHGTMSSISLRFCSHQLKIKNLILRFCILLQIIVVVLCKITAFVLDVVCVSKGTRTGNLEERKYAVQLENEDGLADKTLQGLRKSFDRLILKSEKKHPENLMKLFTEKSTNGYQGVRRYDNKVYQDCWSLPVVTLTTIAVTLPNIKKAEVKSLLKSVREGLKYVTLVEENFNATDENAAARLSGCGKTLISATNG, from the coding sequence ATGGCAGGAAGTGGCAGCCCCCAATTCATGTCAGTTTGCTCTGTGACAACCACTGCTTCTGGGGTAATATGTCTTTTGACCCTCTTCATTCACGCTGTAACTATCATTTTCGCAATAATCAAGGAAGGGGATCGCAAATATGGTTCCAATTATAAGTGGTCAATGATTTTTATTTTCGTAGTACAATCTGTCGGCGTCGTACTAGGTACAGTTGCACCAATTTGTAGATGTGTAGTATATAGGCATGTTAAGCTCGTCTTTACAGTAGAGAAATACTGGTATCAAAAGTTACAAGACTGGAACAATTCCACGATTTCTTATCATGGTACAATGTCTAGTATTTCACTCCGATTTTGTAGCCACCAACTCAAGATTAAAAACCTGATTCTCAGATTCTGTATACTACTTCAGATTATAGTTGTGGTACTATGCAAGATAACAGCGTTTGTTCTAGATGTGGTGTGTGTGTCAAAGGGAACACGGACTGGGAACTTGGAAGAACGCAAATATGCTGTGCAACTTGAAAATGAAGACGGGCTTGCTGATAAAACACTTCAAGGTCTTCGAAAGTCTTTTGACCGATTGATTCTAAAGAGCGAAAAGAAGCATCCTGAAAATCTCATGAAGCTATTTACTGAAAAATCTACAAATGGTTATCAAGGAGTTAGGAGGTATGACAACAAAGTTTATCAAGATTGCTGGAGCTTACCGGTGGTAACGCTAACAACCATTGCCGTTACTCTTCCTAACATCAAAAAGGCAGAAGTTAAAAGCTTGTTGAAAAGTGTGAGGGAAGGTCTTAAATATGTCACACTTgtggaagaaaacttcaatgctACTGATGAAAATGCGGCTGCAAGGCTGTCTGGCTGTGGGAAGACGTTGATCTCCGCCACAAATGGTTAG